In one window of Gudongella oleilytica DNA:
- a CDS encoding cysteine desulfurase family protein, translated as MIYLDNCATTRPRPEVVAAVERTMAEEFGNPSSLHRLGLRAEKLVKEARNRTADFLKVQESEIYFTSGGTESNNIVVQGIASIKSSKGKHIVTTSIEHPAVMNTLKYLEKKGFEITWLRNDHLGKIDIGELKESLRDDTILVTVIHVNNEVGIIQDIEEIGKALSTEKSKPHFHLDGVQSFAKLPLSLKAWGVDSYAFSGHKLHGPKGIGGLYLNSKVNLPPLLFGGNQERGLRSGTENVPGIVGLSTALSFVSKDSAREFAHVNNLKSLMIELLIEGIPEIKINSPVNPLFSPYILNVSIPWTRGEIMVHSLEDKDIYVSTTSACSSKGKSKSHVLEAIGLDDKCIEGTLRISFSHENTEDDIRIAAREITNAAVEIRSIMRR; from the coding sequence TTGATTTATCTTGATAATTGTGCAACTACCCGTCCCAGACCTGAAGTCGTTGCTGCAGTAGAAAGGACAATGGCCGAGGAGTTTGGTAACCCATCCTCACTTCACAGACTCGGCCTAAGAGCAGAAAAGCTTGTGAAGGAAGCGAGAAATCGTACTGCCGATTTTCTGAAGGTTCAAGAAAGTGAAATATACTTTACATCCGGCGGTACTGAGAGCAACAATATTGTGGTCCAGGGAATAGCAAGTATTAAATCCAGCAAGGGGAAACATATTGTAACCACATCAATAGAACACCCAGCTGTTATGAACACACTAAAGTACCTGGAAAAAAAAGGATTCGAAATAACATGGCTCAGAAATGATCATCTTGGAAAGATAGACATCGGCGAATTGAAGGAGTCACTGAGAGATGATACTATACTTGTTACAGTGATACATGTCAATAACGAGGTAGGCATCATCCAGGATATTGAGGAAATTGGGAAAGCACTAAGCACTGAAAAATCAAAGCCTCATTTTCATCTTGATGGAGTGCAATCATTTGCGAAGCTGCCATTGTCTTTAAAAGCATGGGGCGTTGACAGCTATGCATTCAGTGGTCACAAACTTCATGGACCAAAGGGTATAGGGGGACTGTATCTGAACTCTAAGGTTAACCTACCTCCCTTGCTTTTCGGTGGAAATCAGGAAAGAGGCTTACGATCAGGAACTGAAAATGTCCCGGGCATTGTGGGACTTTCCACAGCCTTGTCATTTGTTTCTAAAGACAGTGCTCGAGAGTTTGCCCATGTCAATAATCTAAAATCATTGATGATAGAGCTTCTAATTGAAGGCATTCCGGAAATAAAGATCAATTCACCTGTAAATCCATTATTTTCTCCATATATATTGAATGTTTCAATCCCGTGGACCCGGGGAGAAATAATGGTTCATAGCCTGGAGGATAAGGATATTTACGTGTCAACCACTTCCGCGTGTTCCTCAAAAGGTAAGAGTAAAAGCCATGTTCTTGAAGCAATTGGCCTGGATGATAAATGTATTGAGGGAACACTGAGAATAAGCTTTTCTCATGAAAACACTGAGGATGACATTCGCATCGCGGCCAGAGAGATAACAAATGCAGCAGTTGAAATCAGAAGTATAATGAGGAGATGA
- the potA gene encoding spermidine/putrescine ABC transporter ATP-binding protein has protein sequence MTKFHAIDLIDISKDFGDSTVLENMNLYIRQNEFLTLLGPSGCGKTTTLRIIGGFEAPTSGKVIFEGEDITKQPPYLRQINTVFQKYALFPHLNVFENIAFGLRIKKTPKDDIALRVAEMLRLVNLSGYEKRDIESLSGGQQQRIAIARALVNEPKVLLLDEPLGALDLKLRKEMQMELKKIQKSVGITFVYVTHDQEEALTMSDTIVVMDKGRIQQIGTPTDIYNEPRNRFVAKFIGESNIIEGTMLEDYKVEFAGKIFSCVDRGFENNEPVDIVIRPEDLDIVPLEEGQITGRVISVTFKGVHYEMEVQNGSFTWTIHSTVMKGIDTEIGMRVIPENIHIMKRSVYDEN, from the coding sequence ATGACGAAATTTCATGCAATAGATTTGATCGATATCTCAAAGGATTTTGGAGACTCAACTGTTCTTGAGAATATGAATCTATATATTCGCCAAAATGAATTCCTTACGCTGCTTGGACCCAGCGGGTGCGGAAAGACTACTACTTTAAGGATTATCGGTGGCTTTGAGGCCCCCACTTCCGGGAAAGTGATATTTGAAGGCGAGGATATAACAAAGCAACCTCCATACCTTAGACAGATCAATACTGTATTCCAGAAGTACGCTCTCTTCCCTCATCTAAATGTATTCGAGAACATCGCTTTTGGTCTTAGGATTAAAAAAACGCCTAAAGATGACATAGCTCTTAGAGTCGCTGAGATGCTAAGGTTAGTAAACCTTTCAGGCTATGAAAAGAGAGACATAGAATCTTTAAGCGGAGGTCAGCAGCAAAGAATAGCAATAGCAAGGGCACTTGTAAATGAACCAAAAGTCTTGCTCCTGGATGAACCGCTGGGAGCCTTGGATCTAAAGCTGAGAAAAGAAATGCAGATGGAGCTAAAGAAGATTCAAAAAAGCGTCGGAATTACATTTGTCTATGTTACACATGACCAGGAGGAAGCACTTACCATGTCTGACACCATAGTAGTTATGGACAAGGGCAGGATACAACAGATAGGGACACCAACCGATATTTATAATGAACCCAGGAATCGATTCGTAGCAAAATTCATCGGGGAAAGCAATATAATTGAAGGCACCATGCTTGAGGACTATAAAGTAGAATTTGCTGGTAAAATATTTTCTTGCGTCGATAGAGGCTTTGAAAACAATGAGCCTGTTGATATAGTAATAAGACCTGAAGATCTTGACATAGTACCTTTAGAGGAGGGGCAGATCACCGGGAGGGTTATTAGTGTTACATTCAAGGGTGTTCATTACGAGATGGAAGTACAAAACGGCAGCTTTACCTGGACAATACATTCCACAGTAATGAAGGGAATTGATACAGAAATTGGTATGAGGGTAATCCCTGAGAATATTCATATAATGAAGAGGAGTGTGTATGATGAAAATTAG
- a CDS encoding lactate utilization protein, with amino-acid sequence MDKAVRALQKNGFDVRVFDTKEEAVSALMEDIKVDEPVGLGGSITLQDMKIYDHLSERGNTVYWHWKAEDKGAALRDAASSKVYITSTNAVTEDGKLVNKDGTGNRVSSMFYGHERVYIVAGKNKIVRNYGDAIYRIEHTAAPMNAKRLNLTTPCVYTGVCSDCDSPQRICNVETVINKKPGGVGKIVIYLVNEDLGY; translated from the coding sequence ATGGATAAAGCTGTCAGAGCTTTGCAAAAGAATGGTTTTGATGTGAGGGTTTTTGATACAAAAGAAGAGGCTGTGTCTGCATTGATGGAAGATATCAAAGTTGATGAGCCCGTTGGGTTGGGAGGTTCCATTACTCTTCAGGATATGAAGATATATGATCATTTATCTGAAAGAGGGAACACTGTATATTGGCACTGGAAAGCCGAGGATAAGGGTGCTGCACTAAGAGATGCAGCCAGCTCGAAGGTTTACATAACAAGCACGAATGCAGTTACTGAGGATGGAAAGCTGGTTAACAAAGACGGAACTGGAAATAGGGTTTCATCTATGTTCTATGGCCATGAGAGAGTATATATAGTAGCGGGTAAAAACAAAATAGTGAGAAATTACGGGGATGCTATTTATAGAATAGAACACACTGCGGCACCTATGAATGCAAAAAGGCTTAACCTTACAACGCCATGCGTTTACACTGGTGTATGCAGCGACTGCGATTCTCCTCAAAGAATTTGCAATGTTGAAACTGTTATCAATAAAAAGCCTGGTGGCGTTGGGAAGATAGTTATTTATCTGGTCAATGAAGACTTGGGTTATTAA
- a CDS encoding ABC transporter permease: MKIRNTAFPYFIWLGIFIVVPLFLVLYFAFTTGDSQTLSEFTFSLDNYKRFLTPIYLNVFYRSVWLAVLSTAICLVLGYPIAFIISKEKAKTRNVMVLMLVIPMWMNFLLRTYAWLTLLGKNGIINYIAGKLGFQGLDLLYNDTAVLLGMVYNFLPFMVLPIFSVMSKMDRNLIEAAEDLGADRRRTFLKVIFPLSLPGVITGITMVFIPAVSTFVISSLLGGNKSTLIGNLIEQQFRYTGDWHFGSSMSIILMVFIFLAMALTSKFDKEKEGEGGGGLW; the protein is encoded by the coding sequence ATGAAAATTAGAAACACTGCCTTCCCTTATTTCATATGGCTTGGGATATTTATAGTAGTACCTTTGTTTCTCGTATTATATTTTGCCTTCACAACAGGCGACAGTCAGACGTTGTCGGAATTTACTTTCAGCTTGGATAACTACAAGAGATTTCTTACACCGATATATCTTAATGTCTTTTACCGGTCAGTTTGGCTTGCTGTATTATCTACTGCAATATGTCTGGTTCTGGGGTATCCCATAGCATTCATAATCAGCAAGGAAAAAGCAAAGACAAGAAATGTTATGGTGTTGATGCTGGTCATTCCAATGTGGATGAACTTTTTGTTGAGGACATATGCATGGCTTACCTTGCTTGGTAAAAACGGGATAATAAACTATATTGCAGGGAAGCTGGGTTTTCAGGGACTGGATCTGTTATATAATGACACAGCCGTTCTTCTTGGTATGGTTTACAATTTTCTTCCATTTATGGTGCTTCCCATTTTTTCTGTAATGTCAAAAATGGATAGAAATTTGATAGAGGCTGCTGAAGACCTCGGTGCCGACAGGCGACGAACATTTCTTAAGGTTATTTTCCCATTAAGCCTTCCAGGCGTAATAACAGGTATAACCATGGTATTTATCCCTGCTGTAAGCACCTTTGTCATATCAAGCCTTCTGGGTGGTAATAAATCAACACTTATCGGTAACCTTATTGAACAACAGTTCAGGTATACGGGAGACTGGCACTTTGGATCATCAATGTCAATAATACTGATGGTATTTATTTTTCTTGCAATGGCATTGACATCAAAATTCGACAAAGAGAAGGAAGGCGAAGGAGGTGGAGGCTTATGGTAG
- a CDS encoding ABC transporter permease — MVEKSIKRLYTFMIFLFLYAPIIVLIVFSFNDSKSRGVWSGFTLRWYFELFKDREVLRALYYTIFIAITSSLISTIIGTFAAIGIFGMNGFGKKLVLNLNYLPVLNPDIVTAVALMTLFRFVKLEFGVLTMLLAHVTFCLPYVILSILPKLKQMNRHLAEAAMDLGATPLYALRKVVLPEIMPGIITGALLAFTLSIDDFVISFFTTGHGISNLSITIFSMARRGINPIINALSTLMFIIMVSLLLIINYRTEKQEKSLVERR, encoded by the coding sequence ATGGTAGAAAAGAGTATCAAAAGGCTTTATACATTCATGATTTTTTTATTTCTCTACGCTCCTATAATAGTGTTGATAGTTTTTTCCTTTAATGACTCCAAATCCAGGGGAGTATGGAGTGGTTTCACTCTAAGATGGTATTTTGAATTATTTAAGGACAGGGAGGTTCTTAGAGCACTATATTATACAATTTTTATAGCCATAACATCATCTCTGATCTCAACCATAATTGGAACCTTTGCTGCAATAGGGATCTTCGGTATGAACGGATTTGGGAAAAAATTAGTTTTGAACCTAAATTATCTGCCTGTCCTGAATCCGGATATTGTGACAGCTGTCGCATTGATGACGCTTTTCAGGTTTGTAAAGCTGGAGTTTGGTGTTTTAACGATGCTTTTGGCACATGTTACATTCTGCCTTCCTTATGTTATACTATCAATCCTGCCAAAGCTTAAGCAGATGAACAGACACCTTGCTGAGGCAGCTATGGACCTTGGAGCAACTCCTTTGTATGCATTAAGAAAAGTAGTGCTACCTGAGATCATGCCCGGGATAATAACAGGAGCCCTCCTGGCTTTTACATTGTCTATCGATGACTTTGTTATAAGCTTTTTCACTACAGGGCATGGGATATCGAATCTGAGCATAACAATTTTTTCCATGGCCAGAAGAGGTATCAATCCAATTATAAACGCACTTTCAACTCTTATGTTTATCATAATGGTATCATTGCTTCTGATTATAAATTATCGAACAGAAAAGCAGGAAAAATCTTTAGTAGAAAGAAGGTAG
- a CDS encoding MBL fold metallo-hydrolase RNA specificity domain-containing protein, with protein sequence MNLSFFGATEMVTGSNYMLTTENHNILIDCGMFQGNQEKEKMNFREFPFNPAEVDILILTHAHIDHSGRIPKLVKEGFRGRIISTKATYDLCTIMLLDSAKIQESDAEWDNRKRQRAGLPMIEPLYTSEDAEQSLKYFETYLYEQKVDINGEISLRFRDAGHILGSSILELWINDKGVSTKLVFSGDIGMPGRPIINTPEFIEDADYLIMESTYGDTIHPPFKESTEKMIRIIDETAERGGTVLIPSFAVGRTQELIYELNHYYEYGDIEQHMRVPIYIDSPMAVNATEIFQKNSGSFNKETQELILSGDNPFSFDNLHYVRSQEESMALNKSSYPKVIISASGMANAGRIRHHLKHNIWDPKNSLIFVGYQAEGTLGRILLDGVKRVKILGEELNVALQIHNLEGFSGHADQPFLLKWLGEFKKKPRKIFLVHGEKEVSQIFAKEIEKAYGINCIIPKLGNTYSVAIDAIEVEKGITLEPEILKEQISKELESVYNQFNALISRSNGLFDEKLLEKDFDLLKNKLLELQGQLMDLNMMIGK encoded by the coding sequence GTGAATCTTAGTTTTTTTGGAGCAACTGAAATGGTAACAGGTTCTAATTACATGCTTACAACTGAGAACCATAATATTCTGATAGACTGTGGAATGTTTCAAGGGAACCAGGAAAAAGAGAAGATGAATTTCCGAGAGTTTCCTTTTAATCCTGCTGAAGTGGATATCTTGATTTTAACTCATGCACATATCGATCACAGTGGCAGGATTCCCAAGCTTGTCAAGGAAGGCTTCAGAGGCAGAATAATATCAACTAAGGCAACATATGATCTTTGTACCATAATGCTACTGGACAGCGCTAAAATTCAGGAATCAGATGCTGAATGGGACAACCGGAAAAGACAAAGAGCTGGTCTGCCTATGATCGAGCCATTGTATACAAGTGAAGATGCTGAACAAAGCCTCAAGTACTTTGAAACATACCTTTATGAACAAAAAGTGGATATAAATGGAGAAATCTCCTTAAGGTTTAGAGATGCAGGGCATATTCTCGGGTCATCTATTCTCGAGTTATGGATTAATGATAAAGGTGTTTCAACAAAGCTGGTATTCTCGGGAGACATAGGAATGCCTGGCAGGCCTATTATCAATACACCGGAATTTATTGAGGATGCTGACTATCTGATTATGGAATCAACATACGGCGACACGATCCATCCACCATTTAAGGAAAGCACTGAGAAAATGATCAGGATCATCGACGAAACTGCTGAAAGGGGAGGCACAGTCTTAATTCCATCATTCGCTGTTGGCAGGACCCAGGAGCTGATATACGAATTAAACCATTATTATGAATATGGCGATATCGAACAACACATGAGAGTTCCAATTTACATTGACAGTCCTATGGCTGTAAATGCTACAGAGATATTCCAAAAAAATTCAGGAAGTTTCAATAAAGAGACGCAAGAGCTTATATTGAGCGGTGATAACCCATTTTCCTTCGACAATCTTCATTATGTGAGGAGCCAGGAGGAGTCCATGGCGCTGAACAAATCTTCGTATCCAAAGGTAATAATCTCAGCAAGTGGGATGGCTAATGCGGGACGAATAAGGCACCACCTAAAGCATAATATATGGGATCCGAAGAATTCTCTGATATTTGTTGGGTATCAGGCTGAAGGGACTCTTGGAAGGATATTGCTTGATGGGGTTAAGAGAGTCAAGATACTGGGTGAAGAATTAAACGTTGCGCTTCAGATCCATAATCTGGAGGGATTTTCCGGTCATGCAGATCAACCATTTCTTCTGAAATGGTTGGGAGAGTTTAAGAAAAAACCGAGAAAGATATTCCTTGTTCATGGTGAAAAAGAGGTTTCCCAAATATTTGCCAAAGAAATAGAGAAAGCATATGGCATCAATTGCATAATTCCTAAGCTTGGGAACACATATAGCGTGGCAATCGATGCTATAGAGGTAGAAAAGGGGATCACCCTGGAGCCGGAGATACTTAAGGAGCAAATATCTAAGGAGCTTGAAAGTGTTTATAATCAGTTCAATGCGCTGATCAGCAGATCGAATGGATTATTTGACGAAAAACTTCTTGAGAAGGATTTTGATCTACTAAAAAATAAATTACTTGAGCTTCAGGGACAATTAATGGATTTAAATATGATGATAGGGAAATAG
- a CDS encoding helix-turn-helix domain-containing protein: MNIGEKIKALRVKKNLTQEELADRCELTKGFISQLERDLTSPSIATLMDILEGLGTNLKDFFNEATEEKIVFRKEDAFETINEELKYTLRWIIPNAQKNLMEPILISLQSGGKTKEDYPHEGEEFGYVLQGNIYVNLGAEKHKVKKGESFYYRTNSDHSISNAGKTEATFIWVSTPPNF; this comes from the coding sequence ATGAATATCGGAGAAAAAATAAAGGCACTTCGGGTAAAGAAAAATCTTACGCAAGAGGAACTGGCAGACAGGTGTGAGCTTACAAAGGGTTTTATATCACAGCTTGAAAGAGACCTCACATCTCCTTCAATCGCAACTCTTATGGATATATTGGAAGGCCTTGGGACGAACCTAAAAGATTTCTTCAATGAAGCTACGGAGGAAAAAATAGTATTTCGCAAAGAAGATGCCTTTGAAACTATAAATGAGGAGTTAAAGTACACCTTAAGATGGATAATACCGAATGCTCAGAAAAATTTAATGGAGCCTATCCTCATAAGTCTGCAGTCAGGAGGAAAAACAAAGGAGGACTACCCTCATGAAGGTGAGGAGTTTGGATATGTGCTCCAAGGGAATATCTACGTAAATCTGGGTGCTGAAAAACACAAGGTAAAAAAGGGCGAAAGCTTCTATTACAGGACTAATAGTGACCATTCAATATCAAACGCAGGGAAAACTGAAGCAACATTTATATGGGTGAGCACACCTCCTAATTTTTAG
- the thiI gene encoding tRNA uracil 4-sulfurtransferase ThiI, giving the protein MDRVLSVSLGEVVLKGLNRKYFEDKLIKNIRRALEGLVDISIYKEQGKIYIEGLEGYEEIATNRLKKVFGLVYISPCIRTTTDMEDMRQAALLAVKEFTDQVDKAFTFKVDVTRSDKRYPLKSPDISRDIGGYILKNSGNLRVDVHAPQILVKVDVKEKGYVYTKRDKAFGGLPVGTNGRGLLLLSGGIDSPVAGFLMAKRGVDIDCIHFHSYPFTSERAEEKIYDLARIMARYTGPLKIFSVNLLNIQKEIGRSCPEDEMTIISRRFMMRIAEKLAAPRGYDALITGENLGQVASQTIQSVDVINRSVEIPILRPLIGMDKVDIIKWSKDIETYETSIQPFEDCCSVFLPKHPVTKPKLIDILNSESNLDIDGLIEDALSNLKIVNIE; this is encoded by the coding sequence TTGGACAGGGTTTTAAGTGTCAGCCTGGGAGAGGTTGTTCTCAAGGGTTTGAACAGAAAGTATTTTGAGGACAAGCTGATTAAGAATATCAGGCGTGCCTTGGAGGGCCTCGTCGATATATCCATTTACAAAGAGCAGGGGAAAATTTATATCGAAGGACTTGAAGGCTACGAAGAAATAGCAACCAATAGACTTAAGAAGGTATTTGGACTTGTTTACATCAGCCCATGTATCAGAACTACAACAGACATGGAGGACATGAGACAAGCTGCGTTATTGGCAGTCAAAGAATTCACTGATCAGGTGGACAAAGCATTTACTTTTAAGGTGGATGTAACCAGGTCAGATAAAAGATATCCTCTCAAGTCGCCTGATATATCGAGAGATATAGGTGGTTATATTCTGAAGAACTCAGGAAATCTTAGGGTGGATGTCCACGCACCTCAAATACTTGTGAAAGTTGATGTTAAGGAGAAAGGATATGTTTATACTAAGCGCGATAAGGCCTTTGGAGGTCTGCCGGTAGGGACAAATGGGAGAGGCCTGCTCCTTTTATCAGGGGGGATCGACAGTCCTGTAGCAGGATTCTTAATGGCAAAAAGAGGAGTAGATATTGACTGTATCCATTTCCACTCCTATCCTTTCACCTCAGAAAGGGCTGAGGAAAAGATATATGATCTTGCAAGGATAATGGCAAGATATACGGGACCATTAAAAATTTTCAGCGTCAATCTTCTGAATATACAGAAGGAAATCGGGAGAAGCTGTCCTGAGGATGAAATGACCATAATATCGAGAAGATTTATGATGAGGATAGCTGAGAAGCTTGCAGCTCCCAGAGGCTATGATGCATTGATTACTGGGGAGAATTTAGGACAGGTAGCCAGTCAAACTATCCAAAGCGTAGATGTGATCAACAGGTCTGTGGAAATTCCAATCCTAAGACCCTTGATAGGAATGGATAAAGTCGACATAATCAAGTGGTCCAAGGATATAGAAACATATGAAACCTCTATACAGCCATTTGAGGATTGCTGCTCAGTTTTTCTTCCAAAGCATCCTGTGACGAAACCAAAGCTTATTGATATATTGAATTCTGAGAGTAATTTGGATATCGATGGATTGATAGAGGATGCATTATCTAACCTGAAGATAGTAAACATAGAATAA
- a CDS encoding lipoate--protein ligase produces the protein MKYITNLSNDPHYNLAFEEFCFKNLPEGEDYVFLWINGPAIIVGKNQNTIEEINQEYVRENEIKVVRRITGGGAVYHDLGNLNFSIFTKSDGKERIDFGQINIPILKSLERFGIEAKLSGRNDLTVDDKKVSGIAQSVWKGRILNHGTILYDTDLTVLSKALNVRADKYESKGVKSVRSRVTNIKPYMKHDVDIIKFKEMLLDYIFEYAGEEKKEYFLSAEQLQSIDALYKEKYTTWEWNYGESPDFGVKNYRKFPVGGVEARIQVKSGVINNIRIFGDFFGTRDVAELESVLKGTKYERESLEELFGSIALQDFFGAIDNNDFIELLIE, from the coding sequence ATGAAATATATAACTAATCTTTCTAATGATCCACATTACAACCTGGCATTTGAAGAGTTTTGCTTCAAAAATCTCCCTGAGGGAGAAGACTATGTCTTTCTCTGGATAAACGGTCCAGCAATAATAGTGGGTAAAAATCAGAACACTATAGAGGAAATCAACCAGGAGTATGTAAGAGAGAATGAAATAAAGGTAGTCCGCAGAATAACCGGAGGAGGAGCTGTATATCATGACCTTGGTAATCTTAACTTTTCGATCTTTACAAAGTCTGACGGTAAAGAACGAATAGATTTCGGACAAATAAACATACCTATATTAAAGTCGCTTGAGCGATTTGGTATCGAAGCCAAGTTGTCGGGTAGAAACGACTTGACTGTCGATGATAAGAAGGTTTCAGGCATCGCTCAGTCAGTATGGAAGGGCAGAATTCTCAATCACGGAACGATATTATATGATACTGATTTGACGGTACTTTCAAAGGCCTTAAATGTAAGGGCTGATAAATATGAATCCAAGGGCGTGAAGTCTGTCAGGTCGAGAGTTACCAACATAAAGCCATACATGAAGCACGATGTAGACATAATAAAGTTTAAGGAGATGCTGCTGGATTATATATTTGAGTATGCCGGAGAGGAAAAGAAGGAATATTTCCTATCGGCTGAACAGCTTCAAAGTATTGACGCTCTTTATAAGGAAAAGTATACCACCTGGGAATGGAATTATGGGGAATCACCTGACTTCGGGGTTAAGAACTACAGAAAGTTCCCGGTTGGCGGAGTTGAGGCAAGGATACAGGTCAAGTCTGGTGTTATCAATAATATAAGGATCTTCGGCGATTTTTTCGGAACCAGGGACGTAGCCGAGCTGGAAAGTGTTCTAAAGGGAACCAAATATGAAAGGGAAAGTTTGGAGGAATTATTTGGAAGCATTGCCTTGCAGGACTTCTTCGGTGCAATAGATAACAATGATTTTATTGAGCTTTTAATCGAATAA
- a CDS encoding ABC transporter substrate-binding protein, with translation MKRRIGFILILTLVISVLASGCGSSKPSINVYNWGDYIEPEVLRMFEEEYGVKVVYDTYATNEDLYIKLKQGGSSYDVIIPSDYMIERMIKEDLLAKINMDNIDQLSNVDEKFMGLDYDPTNEYSVPYMWGTVGIIYNKSMVSRPLTSWADLWDEEFSGQIIMLNSQRDTLAVALKKLGYSMNTREIKELEEARDELIAQKPLVYAYLGDEVKGVMTGGEAAIAVVWSGDAVAMMQENEDLEYVLPSEGTNLWFDAMVIPKNAKNQSDAEKFINFMTRPDIAAINAEYIGYSSPIPAAVEMLPEEIQNSPVAYPADELLENTEIFKDPQDILFEYDRIWTEITSAQ, from the coding sequence ATGAAGAGAAGAATAGGATTTATCTTGATACTGACTTTGGTCATCTCAGTGCTCGCATCAGGATGTGGGAGCAGCAAACCCTCAATAAACGTCTACAACTGGGGAGACTATATAGAACCAGAGGTATTGAGGATGTTTGAAGAGGAATATGGAGTTAAGGTAGTATATGACACATACGCTACAAACGAGGACCTTTATATCAAGCTAAAGCAGGGTGGCAGCAGTTATGATGTTATAATACCTTCTGATTACATGATAGAGAGAATGATAAAAGAAGATTTACTGGCTAAAATCAATATGGACAATATAGATCAGCTGAGCAATGTAGACGAAAAATTCATGGGGCTTGACTATGATCCTACCAATGAGTATTCAGTCCCATACATGTGGGGCACCGTAGGCATAATCTACAACAAGTCAATGGTTTCGAGGCCATTGACCAGTTGGGCAGATCTGTGGGATGAAGAATTTTCTGGCCAGATCATAATGCTTAATAGTCAGAGGGATACCCTGGCAGTTGCACTTAAGAAGCTGGGCTATTCAATGAATACAAGAGAGATCAAAGAGCTTGAGGAAGCCAGAGATGAGTTGATCGCTCAGAAACCTTTGGTTTACGCTTACCTTGGAGATGAAGTCAAGGGTGTAATGACAGGCGGAGAGGCAGCTATAGCTGTGGTATGGTCCGGAGATGCTGTGGCAATGATGCAGGAAAATGAAGACCTGGAGTATGTTTTGCCATCAGAGGGAACCAATCTGTGGTTTGATGCTATGGTGATCCCAAAGAATGCAAAAAATCAATCGGATGCCGAGAAATTTATCAATTTCATGACAAGACCGGACATAGCTGCAATCAATGCGGAGTATATAGGCTATTCATCACCGATTCCTGCAGCCGTAGAAATGCTTCCGGAAGAAATTCAGAATAGTCCCGTAGCTTATCCTGCAGATGAGCTGCTGGAAAACACAGAAATTTTCAAGGATCCTCAGGATATCCTGTTCGAATATGACCGTATATGGACAGAAATAACAAGTGCACAATAA